A genomic region of Megalobrama amblycephala isolate DHTTF-2021 linkage group LG6, ASM1881202v1, whole genome shotgun sequence contains the following coding sequences:
- the LOC125269726 gene encoding gastrula zinc finger protein XlCGF8.2DB-like isoform X1 has translation MAFIKEESEDIKIEEVFSVKHEETEEQTDLMQLKEESQELEEKNYYENDHGFKTEEKSFSCSMTKMVPSQKRVLKTETSSDFTCQQCGKCFGRKQYLTIHMRIHTGEKPFTCQQCGKSFTQKSSLNIHMKIHTGESPYTCQECGKSFTQKGNFNVHMRIHTGEKSFTCNLCGKSFSLKGNLQIHMRTHTGEKPFTCDLCGKSFPHKGRIKVHMRIHTGEKPFTCDQCGRCFRCKLTLKSHMSTHSREKCFKCHQCGRSYTCSKRLKKHVITHNGGTPFMCLHCGMTCSSNASLEVHITSHTEEPFTCLQCDMSFTNERDMKHHLKTHSGKKL, from the exons atggcgtttattaaagaggagagtgaagacataAAGATTGAAGAAGTgttcagtgtgaaacatgaagaaactgaAGAACAAACAG acCTGATGCAGCTGAAAGAGGAGAGTCAAGAACTGGAGGAGAaaaattattatgaaaatgatCATGGTTTCAAAACTGAAGAAAAATCTTTTAGTTGCTCAATGACAAAAATGGTTCCCTCACAAAAAAGAGTTCTGAAGACAGAAACTAGTAGTGATTTCacatgccaacagtgtggaaaatgtTTCGGTCGAAAACAATACCTTAcaatccacatgagaattcacactggagagaagcctttcacctgccagcagtgtggaaagagtttcactcaaaaatcaAGCCTTAATAtccacatgaaaattcacactggagagagtccttacacctgccaagagtgtggaaagagtttcactcaaaaaggaAACTTTaatgtccacatgagaattcataccGGAGAGAAATCTTTCACCTGCAACctgtgtgggaagagcttctcACTAAAAGGAAATCTACAGATTCAtatgagaactcacactggagagaagccgttcacatgtgatctgtgtggaaagagttttccACACAAAGGACGGATTAAAgtgcacatgagaattcacactggagagaagccgttcacatgtgatcagtgcggaAGGTGTTTCAGATGTAAATTAACTCTTAAAAGCCACATGAGCACTCACTCAAGAGAGAAGTGTTTTAAATGTCATCAATGTGGAAGGAGCTATACATGCAGTAAACGTCTTAAGAAACACGTAATAACTCACAACGGAGGTACGCCCTTCATGTGCCTTCACTGTGGAATGACATGCTCAAGCAATGCAAGCCTTGAGGTTCACATAACAAGTCACACTGAAGAGCCTTTCACATGTCTTCAGTGTGACATGAGTTTCACAAATGAAAGAGACATGAAACATCATTTGAAAACTCATTCTGGAAAGAAACtttaa
- the LOC125269726 gene encoding gastrula zinc finger protein XlCGF8.2DB-like isoform X2 translates to MQLKEESQELEEKNYYENDHGFKTEEKSFSCSMTKMVPSQKRVLKTETSSDFTCQQCGKCFGRKQYLTIHMRIHTGEKPFTCQQCGKSFTQKSSLNIHMKIHTGESPYTCQECGKSFTQKGNFNVHMRIHTGEKSFTCNLCGKSFSLKGNLQIHMRTHTGEKPFTCDLCGKSFPHKGRIKVHMRIHTGEKPFTCDQCGRCFRCKLTLKSHMSTHSREKCFKCHQCGRSYTCSKRLKKHVITHNGGTPFMCLHCGMTCSSNASLEVHITSHTEEPFTCLQCDMSFTNERDMKHHLKTHSGKKL, encoded by the coding sequence ATGCAGCTGAAAGAGGAGAGTCAAGAACTGGAGGAGAaaaattattatgaaaatgatCATGGTTTCAAAACTGAAGAAAAATCTTTTAGTTGCTCAATGACAAAAATGGTTCCCTCACAAAAAAGAGTTCTGAAGACAGAAACTAGTAGTGATTTCacatgccaacagtgtggaaaatgtTTCGGTCGAAAACAATACCTTAcaatccacatgagaattcacactggagagaagcctttcacctgccagcagtgtggaaagagtttcactcaaaaatcaAGCCTTAATAtccacatgaaaattcacactggagagagtccttacacctgccaagagtgtggaaagagtttcactcaaaaaggaAACTTTaatgtccacatgagaattcataccGGAGAGAAATCTTTCACCTGCAACctgtgtgggaagagcttctcACTAAAAGGAAATCTACAGATTCAtatgagaactcacactggagagaagccgttcacatgtgatctgtgtggaaagagttttccACACAAAGGACGGATTAAAgtgcacatgagaattcacactggagagaagccgttcacatgtgatcagtgcggaAGGTGTTTCAGATGTAAATTAACTCTTAAAAGCCACATGAGCACTCACTCAAGAGAGAAGTGTTTTAAATGTCATCAATGTGGAAGGAGCTATACATGCAGTAAACGTCTTAAGAAACACGTAATAACTCACAACGGAGGTACGCCCTTCATGTGCCTTCACTGTGGAATGACATGCTCAAGCAATGCAAGCCTTGAGGTTCACATAACAAGTCACACTGAAGAGCCTTTCACATGTCTTCAGTGTGACATGAGTTTCACAAATGAAAGAGACATGAAACATCATTTGAAAACTCATTCTGGAAAGAAACtttaa
- the LOC125269718 gene encoding uncharacterized protein LOC125269718, with translation MFGRQPRLPVDIAFGLSPEGITKVSHSEYVKRLTESLTESYQLATTHSLKNALQNKQRFDRKVREATLEAGDRVLVRNVGIRGKHKIADRWSDTIYTVVKRIEDSPVYVVIPEHTDGPERVLHRDLLLPCGFLPSTVRDMPSRKSRFRQKSDNSPLFEGDGAEDNDELSEMEDEVEYYSLYDHPYPELESIQENVEQDSRKVQKEARPKQRSQGGISDDQYVQMVNESVPEYQVARTSFDVSTLNPEAPVFELQYDVGDRPCEVSRGQHSPVPETVRAEESIPNVPVTDLIEHCTPINGTNIGLNEMEEGLNVKDPTEFEKTEVISDDEVPLRRSSRDRTAPKKLTYPTLGNPLVTVMHSILTGLDKAFSQTLDTVPYICHLTPLTSEIV, from the coding sequence ATGTTTGGTCGCCAACCAAGGCTTCCGGTCGATATAGCCTTTGGGCTGAGCCCAGAGGGAATCACTAAAGTGTCTCACTCTGAGTATGTTAAGAGGTTGACAGAGAGTCTCACAGAAAGCTATCAGTTAGCCACAACACACAGTTTAAAGAATGCTTTGCAGAACAAACAGAGGTTTGATCGCAAAGTAAGGGAGGCCACATTGGAAGCAGGAGACAGAGTCTTGGTGCGGAATGTTGGCATCAGGgggaaacataaaattgctgATAGATGGAGTGATACAATATATACTGTTGTCAAACGTATTGAAGATTCCCCTGTATATGTTGTCATTCCCGAACATACAGATGGTCCCGAAAGAGTTTTACACCGAGACCTGCTTTTGCCGTGTGGATTTCTTCCATCCACTGTGAGAGATATGCCATCACGGAAGTCAAGATTCAGACAGAAATCTGATAACTCACCTCTTTTTGAGGGTGATGGTGCTGAAGATAATGACGAATTGTCTGAGATGGAGGATGAGGTTGAGTACTACTCTCTTTATGATCACCCATACCCTGAGTTAGAAAGTATCCAGGAAAATGTTGAGCAGGACAGCAGGAAGGTTCAAAAGGAAGCCAGACCCAAGCAAAGGTCTCAGGGTGGAATATCAGATGACCAGTATGTTCAAATGGTGAATGAGTCTGTTCCTGAGTATCAAGTTGCTAGAACAAGTTTTGATGTGTCTACATTGAACCCTGAAGCTCCAGTATTTGAACTTCAGTATGATGTAGGTGATAGACCCTGTGAGGTCAGTCGAGGTCAACACTCACCTGTACCTGAGACTGTAAGAGCTGAGGAAAGCATTCCTAATGTTCCTGTCACAGATCTGATTGAACATTGTACTCCTATAAATGGAACAAACATTGGATTGAATGAGATGGAGGAGGGATTGAATGTAAAAGATCCCACAGAGTTTGAGAAAACTGAGGTTATCTCTGATGATGAGGTGCCATTGAGAAGGTCTTCTAGAGATAGAACAGCTCCCAAAAAGTTGACATATCCGACTTTAGGGAACCCACTAGTtacagttatgcactcaatttTAACTGGGTTAGATAAAGCTTTCTCCCAAACCCTTGACACAGTACCTTACATATGTCATTTGACACCTTTAACTTCTGAGATAGTGTAG